The following proteins are co-located in the Bradysia coprophila strain Holo2 chromosome X unlocalized genomic scaffold, BU_Bcop_v1 contig_130, whole genome shotgun sequence genome:
- the LOC119067887 gene encoding protein-serine O-palmitoleoyltransferase porcupine: MNGLNYDGMGYDEYYDEHPYDPDDMFYDELEVQPQTVRDTWTYCIQPSIAQISSYVATFLIWNFIFRITTTFLPVPVNVKHFFSITCGGAILYLTMGVGSCYVFVLALTIYSILIGVQKLLRQHYGYVVAAFTIIYLVIGELSQINAEQWHKLRGAQMVMVMKGISIGFDVDSKKISQLPNFLESIGYLLCPSNSSLGPWIPYSEYVEIFKKNRRNSNFHWAYWIFVNVLISVICVLCSNCLIAYFIADSSWKWITAYRDAMSYRFSHYFVTFLSQSMMLMGGYQEEQNKVLGYTITKPWQIEVPRSLVGVVVVWNISMHRWLKAYVFRTLRKYGAFKAILSTYVISTLLHGLSFPIAAVLLTLGIATYVEYRLRKSFATVFDACLLANSCNQNCNHRHKWRHPAVLTANVFFGILAMVHLTYLGVMFDAFAHADENGFSYQDTLDKWSSLYFLGHWLIFAFYILYYFIEN; the protein is encoded by the coding sequence ATGAATGGCTTAAATTACGACGGAATGGGATACGACGAGTATTACGATGAGCATCCCTACGATCCGGACGATATGTTCTACGATGAATTGGAGGTGCAACCGCAAACGGTGCGCGATACATGGACCTACTGCATTCAGCCATCGATTGCACAAATTTCGTCCTATGTGGCCACATTCCTGATTTGGAACTTTATTTTTCGCATAACAACAACATTTCTACCGGTACCtgtcaatgtgaaacatttcttttcaattaCATGCGGAGGAGCTATCTTGTACCTAACAATGGGCGTTGGATCGTGTTACGTTTTCGTTCTAGCACTGACAATCTATAGTATTCTGATTGGCGTTCAAAAGTTGTTGAGGCAGCATTACGGTTACGTTGTAGCTGCCTTCACCATAATTTACTTGGTCATTGGAGAATTGTCACAAATCAACGCTGAACAATGGCATAAATTGCGAGGCGCTCAAATGGTAATGGTGATGAAGGGTATTTCGATTGGCTTCGATGTGGATTCCAAGAAAATATCCCAACTCCCAAACTTCCTGGAAAGCATTGGCTATCTGTTATGTCCATCGAATTCTTCGCTTGGCCCATGGATACCGTACAGTGAGTACGTGGAAATATTTAAGAAGAATCGAAGGAACTCGAATTTTCATTGGGCATACTGGATTTTTGTCAACGTTCTGATATCAGTCATTTGTGTGCTATGCTCAAATTGCTTGATCGCGTATTTCATTGCCGACAGTTCATGGAAATGGATAACAGCGTACCGGGATGCGATGTCGTACCGATTCAGTCATTATTTCGTCACATTCCTATCACAATCGATGATGCTGATGGGTGGTTACCAAGAGGAACAGAACAAAGTCCTGGGCTACACGATAACGAAACCTTGGCAGATTGAAGTTCCACGTTCACTCGTTGGTGTAGTGGTTGTGTGGAACATTTCGATGCACAGATGGTTGAAGGCTTATGTGTTCCGTACGTTACGGAAATACGGTGCATTTAAGGCCATTCTCTCCACATATGTTATTTCTACTCTATTGCATGGTCTCAGTTTTCCCATTGCTGCCGTTTTATTGACGCTCGGCATCGCTACTTATGTGGAGTACAGACTGCGGAAGTCGTTTGCAACAGTTTTCGATGCTTGCTTATTAGCCAATTCTTGCAATCAAAACTGCAATCACCGTCACAAATGGCGTCATCCTGCTGTTCTGACTGCTAACGTGTTCTTTGGCATTTTAGCCATGGTACATTTGACCTATTTGGGTGTTATGTTTGATGCATTTGCGCATGCAgacgaaaatggattttcgtaCCAAGATACGTTGGACAAATGGAGTTCGTTGTATTTTCTGGGCCATTGGTTGATATTCGCTTTCtacattttgtattattttatcgaaaacTAA